TCGATCCGAAAACGCAGTTGGCGGTCGATGTTATCGACCGGTTCGAGCTCAACTCGAAGGTCGAGGAAACGCGGTTCAAAGGTCTTTAGTGCCGATTCGATCGCGGCGGTCATTCGCCGCTGTTCGATCGGGCTTTTTACGCTTACGCCGGTGAAATCGGGCAATCCGTAAAACGCGACCGAACGCGGAGCTTCCTCTAATCGATCATCAAGCGTCTCGATATGGCAGCGGGTGTTCAATAGCCATTCAAGGTCACGTCGAACCGCCTGTTTCAACTCGGCGAGGGAGGTGGAACGCGACTTTGGCGGCTCCTGAGACATACGCGGATCCAGATCGATCAGCCTATCCAGAAGCGATGGTGTAACTCTTGTTTCTAGATCACTCCGAGACATAGGCTGAAATCAGAAAAACACGCTCCCGCCGGTATGGCGGGAACGGTTACTTTTCGAGAAACGAAATGTTGCCTGCCGCTCCGGTCTGAGCGGCAGACAGATCGCTGAACGAGCAGGTTTAGGCTCCGGTGCCTTCGACCTTCTTGATGTCGTAGCTGGTCGTATTGGTCAATGCCACCGTTCCGTCCTTCTTCTGTTGGAAGTACTCCATTGTGATATTGGTGAAGTTGAACGAGATCTGCTCCATCGGCAGGATCGAAGAACCGTTCGAACCACCGGTCTGGAACGACGAGATCACGATGTCGCCGAAAGTGACCTTCGTGTACGTGAACGGGTTACCGTCACCACCGGTCTTGCGGCAGGAAAGGATCGCCTGCGGGATGTGGTTGCCTTTGGCACAAGCGAGGAACAATTGCGGCGACGCTTTGCCGTTCTGGACAACGAAGTGAAAGTCCTGAAGGCTGACCTTACCGACGCCAAGACCAGTTCCCTGAACTGCTGAACCTGAATTACTGGCTCCGAATGACCACGACTCGATCTGCATCTGCTTTTCAAAACCGACGGCTTCCGATTCGCCCTCGATCGTATCGATCTTCAAATAATAATCTGCACTTGCCATGTTGTATCTATGCTCCTTTTAGATTTATCGAAATAATCCTGTCTCTCCAACAGGTCCATCGTAGGCTTTCGTCCCGACTCGTTGTGGTCCCTACTCGCTTACAGGATAGAGACGACGCGAAAGCCTGCTTTTGCCAAATAACCGCGAAAATTGCGGATATCCCACAATTTATTTCGCCGGTGGCGGAAGATCGGCGACCAATCTCAGACTGACCGAGAGTTCGTCGAGTTGGAAATGCGGCCGCAAGAATGCAACGGCACGATAACAACCGGGCTTTCCAGGTATCTCCGCGACGTCGACGCGTGCTTCGCGCAGCGGATACTTTGCCTTTTGCGAGGCCGGGGCAACATCGTTCTCAAGTACGTATTGAGATATCCATTTGTTAAGGAACATCTCTGCCTCTTTCCTCGACATAAATGAACCGACCTTGTCACGCATCATTGCCTTAAGGTAATGGGCGAAACGAGAAACCGCGAAAATATACTGAAGCTGCGACGAAAGCCGGGCGTTCGCATTTGCGGCATCTGAGTCGTACTTCTTCGCTTTGTTTGCCGACTGGGTCGCGAAGAATGCTGCGTAATCGGTGTTTTTGCAGTGTACCAACGGTATGAATCCGTTATCCGAAAACTCCTTTTCACGCCGATCGGTGATCGCGACCTCGGTCGGACACTTCATAGCGACTTCGCCTTCGTCGGTCTCGAATGTGTGCGTCGGAAGGCCCTGGACCAGGCCGCCGCCTTCCACGCCGCGTATGGCTACACACCAACCATGCATGGAAAATGCCTCTGTGAGCCTTGTTCCGAGCGCGTATGCAGCATTACCCCAAAGATATTTCTTGTGGTCGGTACCGTCAACGTCTTCTTCAAAGCGGAACGATTCTGTCGGTTTTGTTGCTGCGCCATAGGGTTCACGCATGAGCACGTGCGGCAACGTAAGGCCAACGTAACGCGAATCTTCCGATTCCCGAAAACTGCGCCATTTCATGTATTCAGCACGCTCGAAGATCTTGGTAATATCACGGACCTCCGTCATTTCTGAATACGTGTCCCATCCAAAGAGATCCGCCGAGGCTGCGCTCAGAAACGGGGCGTGGGCGGCCGCAGCAACTTCCGAAACCTTTTCAAGCAAGGCCATATCCTGCGGGTGGTTGCCAAACTCAAAGTCGCCTATCATCGCACCATAAGGAGCGCCGCCAAACGTTCCATATTCGTCTTCGTAGATCTTCTTGAAGAGGGTCGATTGGTCAAATTCGAGGGCTCTTTCGAAATCTTTCAAGAGCTCTTTCTTAGTAACGCTCATCACACGTATCTTGAGCTGGGGCCCGGTGAGCGTGTTCTTGATCAGGTGGTGGAGACCGCGCCACGAACCTTCGAGTTTCTGAAAATCTTCGTGGTGCATGATCTCGTTCATCTGGGCCGAAATCAGGCGGTCGATCTCTGCGATGCGAGCATTGATCGCCACATCCATATTCTTGGTCATGGTCAGTTCGCCGCTCATTACCTGATTGACGAACTCAGCGATCATGTCTTTTGCGCGTTCTTTCTGAAAATCGTCACGCGCCATTTTGCCGTCAGTCAAGATCTTGTCGAGCAAGCTGACTTCGCCAGTGGTTTCGACGGTTTCTACTGCGGCTTCTTTTCCTTTTTGTGTAGCCATTTTCGATTAGTCCTCCTTCGCATCGATACCGAGCGCCGCGCTCAGTTCTTTTTGTTTGTCGGCACTTGAGATCACGTCTTCGAGCAGTGTTTCAAGCTTTTCATTTCCGTCCATTTTCGACCTCAGGTCGGCCAGTTTCTGCCGGGCTTCAACCAGCTTTCTCAGCGGTTCGACCTGTTGAGCGACATTGTCAGGTTCGAAGTCCTCGATGCTGTTGAACTTAAGCTCAATGCCCATCTTGCTCCCATCATCCTGAAGCTTGTTGTCGATAGTGTAGGCAAGTCGCGGCTTCATTCCGGCGAGCACCTGGTTGAAGTTGTCAGGATCGACTTCGACGAACTTGCGGTTCTTGAAAGCCGGCAGCGGCTCTTCCGGTTTACCGACGAAATCGCCCATTACGCCGATCACGAAGGGAAGTTCTTTGAGTTCGATCGCGTTGCCGACCTCAACATCGTAGGTGATCTGGACCCTTGGCGGCCGCACCCGGTCGATCTTATGCTGTAAACTCTCTTTTGTTGGCATTGACTTATCTCCTTTAGTTGTAATATTTCAATTCAAAATGTTACTCACATTTACAAATCCCGGCAGATGCGGAACTGCTGCTGACTACCCCTGATTCGTTTGAGCATTCGGGTCGCCGGATGCAGTGTTGAAGCCTAATGTTTGACGAAGCTGATATAGGATAGTCTCGTCCTTGATGACATCCTGGAGCCACGATTCAAGCGGCATGTGGCCCCATTTAACGGCCCGCTGAACGAGGTACGAAACCGGACTATGCGGCTCGGTCTTCTGAAAGAAATCGGCGACATCGGCCAATCGCTTTAACGCGTCTTTACGGTTTTGTATCGGCCCCGCAGGGCCTCCGCCTGCTCGTCCGACTGCGGCTCCGTCGGCGGATCCTTCGCCGTCCGCGGATTCGCTTTCTTCGACGTCGGATTCGTCAGGCTCTTCTTGCCGCTTTTCTTCAAGGAGCTTCTTGACCTGCCCGTGGATGTCCTCGAGTGATTTACGCAGCGTACTCAACCCAGGCGTCTGATTGCGGTCGTATTTTTCCTCGGTAACTTTATTGAGGGCGTTAAATGCCTCCCAGCATTCTTCGAGCGTGAAGTTTACCTTTTCACAGCTTGCACGCCGAGTCGCTGCTTTCTCTTTTCGCCACATTTCCGCCGTTACGCGGCGTTCGTTCTCGGCCTGCGCCTTTAATTGCGCGTATCGGGCCTGATCCTCGGTGGCGAGGGTCTCAAGATTGTCAGGTATGTCAAACGTCTTCGAATCTTCCCAATCGATAAAGCTGTAACCCTCGCCGCCCGTGAACGGTGCTTGCTTCGCGGCGAAAGCTCCGGTCGTATCAAACCATGAGATTGCGTTTGCACGCCCCTCCATGTCGCCTTCATCGATCTCGGGGTGCACGGTTTCCCAAAAGATATCGTGAAAGCCGGCGAGCATTTTCAGGCCGTCGCGAAGTCCCGCAAAACCATACTGCTTGAGCAAAGCCTCTGCCAGCCAAACCCCGACCTGAAGATCTTTCGTCTGAGTGGTAAGGGCCGGTACAGCAAGATCGATGACCCTACGGTAATCAGCAACCTTAAGTTCCGTCTGCCACTCGCCTTGATTCAAAACTTCGTCCGCACGGCGGGCCTCTGAGATCTCGTCGTAAAGTCCGGAGTAACGGAGCGATTCGCCCGAAGGGTTCTCATCAGAGATCGGACGAAGTAGTGCCTCAAGGTCGACGACCGGTGGCTGTCGTAGTTCTTCACTCATCGAAAAAAACTCCTAAGATTACTCAAGAACTCGGGCGAATGCTGAAACTCACTGGGATTTGTGCCCTTATAATAAACGAAAACGCGAAATAAATCACTAAAAAACTCAATCGGCCGTTTCGCCAACTTCGGCCGCTTTCGGATGCTTAAAAACGATAGTGTCAAGATCCAGGATCGACCGATCTTTGCCGTCCATCCAAAAGAGTTTCATTCCTTCTCCGACGAAGAGCTCTTCGCCGAGGTCTTTCCATTCAGTCATCCTGCCTAACCGAACTAGATCGTTTTCGCTTTTCCATGAACCCGCATATAACGCCGGGAAGAACATCTCGCCATTGGTACCGTTCGTCAGTTCGACCTTCGCCTGTATCCAGAAAAGATCCCGCAGTGATTTCGGCTTAATAAATTCGATCTTCTCGACATGTTCGAATGGCAGCCAAATATACGCATCCTTGAAAAGGACCTCGAACACGCAGCTGGTCAGATCGTTATAATCGCGAAAGTCGGAGTGATCTTCGCCGTTGATCGTACATGCGTACGCCGGCCGACTCTCTTCGACACTATCCAATATCTGACGTGCCTCGGCAATGTTTCCTTCGCGAACGCGGTTGTTCGCGTTGTGCATGTCCGCGAAATGCGGCGGCGTAGCCGTCATCGTCTCGGGTTTGACCCCGTCGGCGAAATAGGCGAGCCGGTCGCGCTCCGCCTTGAAATTCTGTCGAAATATATTTGCGCCGATCATCGCATTTACGTCTTGATGCCCGATGACCTCGAGTTGTTTTTCGGCCCGTTCCCATTCTCCCGAAAAGCAGCACAGCTCGAACAAAAATGTTCTGGCTGTAGCGTTCGTCGGGTTTGTCTTGACCAAATTCAGCGCGCTTTCGACCGCAGCTTTTAGATCGCCTTTATCGAGATTCAATTTTGCGTCATTCATAATCTGGCATCCTCTGCATTGATCCGGTCACTTGATGAACGTCTGTGGAGCTTTTACCGATCGGAACGTATTTTTGTCAAAAAGATCGCCGCCACTTGGTTTTATCGTCGCCGTTACTGCTTTACCGCTGACCGAAAAACTCAACAGATATTCGCCGCCGGGCTGTTTCTCGGGCCTCGAAGCATCGACAAATCTGAACAAGCCCCAGTTGCCCTGGAACGTATTCGGGATGGCCGACGGTGCAGTCGTCCGGTTAGACGATGGCGTTTCAGATGTGTTCGATCCTGAAGACGATGTCGACGTTGGTGTCGAGCCCCCGCTAGTTGAAACCAGGCTAAGCAGAACGCCCGTTTCGGCGGATTGGGCAGCGGGGAAGGTTCCTTTGATCGATCCGGTGCCTTCTGACGTTATCTTTTGACCATCGATCTTGACCTCGACGATCGCGTCCTTGACCGGGCGGAGTGTAAATTCGTAATCGAATTTGGGTGTCGGACTTGTACCGAATAGAGCCTTTCTGAGATTGATCGCACTATTCAGATATGCAACGAATTCATCGCTGAACTGCACTTCGCTAGTGGCCTTGACCTTAAGCTGTCCACCGGATTCTTCAAAATACTTGCTCAAACGATCCTCATAGAACTTTGAGAATTTGCCGTCAGATGGATTCAGATATGCCGTGAGCTTGGTCAGGTCGGCTTCGCCTTGGCCATCTTCAAACGGGTATCCTTTCTCGATCTCGCGAGCCGCGGGGATGATCTCATCGGTCCAGGCTTTTGCCAATTGGCTCTTCGCATCAGCTCCGAGCAGGCCCTTTAAGTTGCCGATCGGACGCTGCAAAAGAGTTGCCAATTCCTGCCCGGACGACGATTCGCTGAATGTGCTCAACAGGCCAGTGATCGCCTTTTCTCGAGCAAGGATCTTGAGCGGGTCTTTATCATTTGCCATTTCTTCGGCTATCCGCTTCATTCTGTCTTCTGAGATCCCGCTGAAATCATTGAATGCCTTGCCCATTTCGGCCTGGTACTTCTCGATAGGGGCGTTTTTGGGATCTTCAGCGGTTCCGACGAAAACGAACAACGGCCGGAACTCCTTTTCCGGTTGGGTCGCCGTCGCGGTCTCCGTTTTCCCCTTTGAAAAAAACTTCATGATCCAGTCGAGCCATCCACCCGTATCGACCGCTTTTGAGAAATCAGTGTTCTTCGCGATCTCAATGACCAATATTTTCATTGGCGAATTTGCCGACGAAAAAACACGAAGAGCGTCGGTAGCGTCGTCCTTGTTTTTGTACGGCCTCACCTGCACGCCCTTTACGAACGTTCGCCACTGATCCGCGTAATCGCGATGATACCGGTCATCAAGTTTGGCGGCATCGGTCGATTGGGCGAGTTCGCGTTTACCAAGTTCGCCCATTACCCAGTCGTCTTCGCTAAGTTTCTGATCCGCTTCCGCGATAGCTTTTTTCATCAGGTCGTAACCGACCCTTGTAAACGCCCCGGGGACGCGATAAGTGCCTGAAACAAATCCCGCGGGATCATCGGCCCCGTATTTTGCCTTTATGGCGTCAACGGTTGTCGGTCCGGTTTCATCGACCTGACGCGAGATCTCGGTGATCCGGTTACTGTAATACCTGTAAACCGCCGGAAAGGCCTGTAATTTGCGTCGCGTATCTTCGACCAATTTCGCGTTCATTTCAATACGCGGAAAGTTGCCGTCATAAAGATCGCGGTCAACCTGCTTTGCCCAAAACTCGAGATGCTGCTCGGCCGTCGGCCGCATATCGGCCGGCACCTTTGATTCCGTTACCCAGTATTCCTTCAAAGTGTTTGCAATATGGGTCGCCTCGGCCTTTTCCTTGTACTGTCCCGAGATCATCAAATATGCCTTGAGCAAGTTGTAATGCTTGTCGAGCAGTTGCTCATCCTTTTCTGTCAGTTGCCCTGGGTTCGAGACGCCCTGTCCGTCGGCGAATTTGCGAAGTTCTGCCTCGATCCGCCTTACCGTCGGGGCTTTGTAACGACCCTCAACAAGGTTAAAGTAAAGCGGCAAAAGGTGATTTTCGTATATCTTCTCACCTGAATACATCCCGAACCGCATGTATAACGGAGCACCATCACGATCGTTGGTATCCAACATCGTCAATAGCGGCATCATCTCATCGATAGTTCGGATCTCGCGCCTGACTTCCTCTTCATTCTTCGCAAGGATATCCTTTCCGGCATCTGAGCGTCTTAAAACCAACGCTTTCTCACCGATGACGATCGCCCGATCGAGCATCGCCTGATTTGAGAACAGAGAGACTCCCGCCATTACCAAAACTGCCAATACAGCGAATAATCCAAGAAGGGTCATGAACCATCCGAAGATAGGCACCCTTTGGCGTTGAGCAAGAAACGTCTTGACAAGGTCTTTGTCGCGAAGAATGACGTCACGGAACAAACGCTGAGTAAAGTAGCCGCTGCCGGCGGTTTTCGGTGATCCAGGTGCGGCCTTTGTCTCAGGGACCGCGGTAAAATAAAAGCCCCTCAGAAACGGGTTTTCACTGAACGGGTTAGGACGGAATAGAGCGTTAACAAAACCGCCGAATTTGCGGCGCGCCGAGCCGAAATGCAGCGGAAAATTGAAGATCCTGAGCTGGCGAACGGGAGCGAATGGAGCCGATAGGCGAATAAGACGACGCTTCATCACCGAGTTATGGAGCAACTCGTATTCCCCGTCGAACATAGCTTGCGCGTTCTCGCTTTTTTCCAACGGAATCGTAGCACCCCAAACCAAGGTGCGGTCCTCGTTCTTCGAGCTCGAGAACGAATCACGAAAGCCCTCTATCGAATCGGCGTTCGTAAATATCAAATAGACCGGGAACCTGACCTTGAGTCGCTGAATCGCTTCATCAAGCCGTGCGCGCAGCACTTTCGCCAGTTCCTCGTTTTGACGTTCATCGGATTTGAGTATGTCTTCAGCATTGACGATCAGCAGGAAGCCATCTAAGGGCCGATTAGAACGATACTTCTTGACATTTTCGATCAGCGAAGCCCATTCATCGGCATCAACTCCCTCGGTCTGATATCGACCCGCGGTGTCCAAAAACACCGCGTCGCTTGTTACTCGCCAATCGACGCTCTGCGTCGGCTTTACAAATTTCTGCTCCGACTGTCGTTGACTT
The DNA window shown above is from Chloracidobacterium sp. and carries:
- the tssB gene encoding type VI secretion system contractile sheath small subunit, translated to MPTKESLQHKIDRVRPPRVQITYDVEVGNAIELKELPFVIGVMGDFVGKPEEPLPAFKNRKFVEVDPDNFNQVLAGMKPRLAYTIDNKLQDDGSKMGIELKFNSIEDFEPDNVAQQVEPLRKLVEARQKLADLRSKMDGNEKLETLLEDVISSADKQKELSAALGIDAKED
- the tssE gene encoding type VI secretion system baseplate subunit TssE translates to MSRSDLETRVTPSLLDRLIDLDPRMSQEPPKSRSTSLAELKQAVRRDLEWLLNTRCHIETLDDRLEEAPRSVAFYGLPDFTGVSVKSPIEQRRMTAAIESALKTFEPRFLDLRVELEPVDNIDRQLRFRIEATLDIEPTPEPIVFDSVLQAGTGGFSVVEK
- the tssA gene encoding type VI secretion system protein TssA, whose translation is MSEELRQPPVVDLEALLRPISDENPSGESLRYSGLYDEISEARRADEVLNQGEWQTELKVADYRRVIDLAVPALTTQTKDLQVGVWLAEALLKQYGFAGLRDGLKMLAGFHDIFWETVHPEIDEGDMEGRANAISWFDTTGAFAAKQAPFTGGEGYSFIDWEDSKTFDIPDNLETLATEDQARYAQLKAQAENERRVTAEMWRKEKAATRRASCEKVNFTLEECWEAFNALNKVTEEKYDRNQTPGLSTLRKSLEDIHGQVKKLLEEKRQEEPDESDVEESESADGEGSADGAAVGRAGGGPAGPIQNRKDALKRLADVADFFQKTEPHSPVSYLVQRAVKWGHMPLESWLQDVIKDETILYQLRQTLGFNTASGDPNAQTNQG
- the tssC gene encoding type VI secretion system contractile sheath large subunit translates to MATQKGKEAAVETVETTGEVSLLDKILTDGKMARDDFQKERAKDMIAEFVNQVMSGELTMTKNMDVAINARIAEIDRLISAQMNEIMHHEDFQKLEGSWRGLHHLIKNTLTGPQLKIRVMSVTKKELLKDFERALEFDQSTLFKKIYEDEYGTFGGAPYGAMIGDFEFGNHPQDMALLEKVSEVAAAAHAPFLSAASADLFGWDTYSEMTEVRDITKIFERAEYMKWRSFRESEDSRYVGLTLPHVLMREPYGAATKPTESFRFEEDVDGTDHKKYLWGNAAYALGTRLTEAFSMHGWCVAIRGVEGGGLVQGLPTHTFETDEGEVAMKCPTEVAITDRREKEFSDNGFIPLVHCKNTDYAAFFATQSANKAKKYDSDAANANARLSSQLQYIFAVSRFAHYLKAMMRDKVGSFMSRKEAEMFLNKWISQYVLENDVAPASQKAKYPLREARVDVAEIPGKPGCYRAVAFLRPHFQLDELSVSLRLVADLPPPAK
- a CDS encoding type VI secretion system tube protein Hcp; the encoded protein is MASADYYLKIDTIEGESEAVGFEKQMQIESWSFGASNSGSAVQGTGLGVGKVSLQDFHFVVQNGKASPQLFLACAKGNHIPQAILSCRKTGGDGNPFTYTKVTFGDIVISSFQTGGSNGSSILPMEQISFNFTNITMEYFQQKKDGTVALTNTTSYDIKKVEGTGA
- the tssM gene encoding type VI secretion system membrane subunit TssM is translated as MSSWHVGQLKYALGLGSIMSFYGIVTMIVVMMPEGSVGRNQKVVVIVLVLLTMPFTMLVGFLAARRSKRKKEKEEAAAAGKDAGEKAVPEKAAAEVSAPVGENADLASRAEEAVQFLKSSNLGESGKDAVYSLPWYLVAGAPKAGKSSLVISSNLNFQTLPSQRQSEQKFVKPTQSVDWRVTSDAVFLDTAGRYQTEGVDADEWASLIENVKKYRSNRPLDGFLLIVNAEDILKSDERQNEELAKVLRARLDEAIQRLKVRFPVYLIFTNADSIEGFRDSFSSSKNEDRTLVWGATIPLEKSENAQAMFDGEYELLHNSVMKRRLIRLSAPFAPVRQLRIFNFPLHFGSARRKFGGFVNALFRPNPFSENPFLRGFYFTAVPETKAAPGSPKTAGSGYFTQRLFRDVILRDKDLVKTFLAQRQRVPIFGWFMTLLGLFAVLAVLVMAGVSLFSNQAMLDRAIVIGEKALVLRRSDAGKDILAKNEEEVRREIRTIDEMMPLLTMLDTNDRDGAPLYMRFGMYSGEKIYENHLLPLYFNLVEGRYKAPTVRRIEAELRKFADGQGVSNPGQLTEKDEQLLDKHYNLLKAYLMISGQYKEKAEATHIANTLKEYWVTESKVPADMRPTAEQHLEFWAKQVDRDLYDGNFPRIEMNAKLVEDTRRKLQAFPAVYRYYSNRITEISRQVDETGPTTVDAIKAKYGADDPAGFVSGTYRVPGAFTRVGYDLMKKAIAEADQKLSEDDWVMGELGKRELAQSTDAAKLDDRYHRDYADQWRTFVKGVQVRPYKNKDDATDALRVFSSANSPMKILVIEIAKNTDFSKAVDTGGWLDWIMKFFSKGKTETATATQPEKEFRPLFVFVGTAEDPKNAPIEKYQAEMGKAFNDFSGISEDRMKRIAEEMANDKDPLKILAREKAITGLLSTFSESSSGQELATLLQRPIGNLKGLLGADAKSQLAKAWTDEIIPAAREIEKGYPFEDGQGEADLTKLTAYLNPSDGKFSKFYEDRLSKYFEESGGQLKVKATSEVQFSDEFVAYLNSAINLRKALFGTSPTPKFDYEFTLRPVKDAIVEVKIDGQKITSEGTGSIKGTFPAAQSAETGVLLSLVSTSGGSTPTSTSSSGSNTSETPSSNRTTAPSAIPNTFQGNWGLFRFVDASRPEKQPGGEYLLSFSVSGKAVTATIKPSGGDLFDKNTFRSVKAPQTFIK